From Natator depressus isolate rNatDep1 chromosome 7, rNatDep2.hap1, whole genome shotgun sequence, the proteins below share one genomic window:
- the PLA2G12B gene encoding group XIIB secretory phospholipase A2-like protein isoform X2: MTSLWLPQQCLKSIREGSIHALYSKQPSPISTSLHVCALEFHELGFVWSDCKMKQVVKTVVLCLALSLGRCNEEVTPDNSVNQAAPEESSSADWGIGTIRDGFETVNGYFDSFLELLGGKNGVCQYRCRYGKAPMPRPNYKPQEPNGCSSYFLGLKLDLGIPAMTKCCNQLDVCYDTCGANKYRCDAKFRWCLHSICSDLKRSLGFVSKVEACESVADTVFNTVWTLGCRPFMNSQRSACICNEEEKEEL, from the exons ATGACCTCACTTTGGTTACCACAGCAGTGTTTAAAGTCCATCAGAGAGGGGAGTATACATGCCCTGTACTCGAAACAACCCAGCCCCATTTCCACCTCACTACATGTCTGTGCATTAGAGTTTCATGAGCTTGGATTTGTTTGGTCTGACTGCAAGATGAAGCAAGTTGTCAAGACAGTGGTTCTGTGCCTGGCCCTGAGTCTAGGAAGATGCAATGAAGAAGTAACCCCAGACAACTCAGTCAACCAAGCTGCCCCAGAGGAATCATCCTCAGCAGACTGGGGCATTGGGACCATCCGAGATGGCTTTGAAACTGTTAATGGCTATTTTGACTCTTTTTTAGAGCTGCTAGGaggaaaaaatggggtttgtcAGTACAGATGTAGATATG GGAAGGCTCCAATGCCCAGACCAAACTACAAGCCACAAGAGCCCAATGGCTGCAGCTCCTACTTCCTTGGTCTCAAG TTGGATTTAGGTATCCCTGCCATGACTAAGTGCTGTAACCAGCTGGATGTTTGTTATGACACCTGTGGAGCCAACAAATACCGCTGTGATGCTAAGTTCCGCTGGTGCCTCCACTCCATCTGCTCAGATCTCAAACGGAGCCTTGGTTTTGTCTCCAAGGTTGAAG CTTGTGAATCTGTAGCAGATACAGTGTTTAACACTGTCTGGACTCTGGGCTGCCGACCCTTCATGAACAGCCAAAGAAGCGCCTGCATTTGTAATGAGGAAGAAAAAGAGGAACTTTGA
- the PLA2G12B gene encoding group XIIB secretory phospholipase A2-like protein isoform X1: MTSLWLPQQCLKSIREGSIHALYSKQPSPISTSLHVCALEFHELGFVWSDCKMKQVVKTVVLCLALSLGRCNEEVTPDNSVNQAAPEESSSADWGIGTIRDGFETVNGYFDSFLELLGGKNGVCQYRCRYGKAPMPRPNYKPQEPNGCSSYFLGLKVPESLDLGIPAMTKCCNQLDVCYDTCGANKYRCDAKFRWCLHSICSDLKRSLGFVSKVEACESVADTVFNTVWTLGCRPFMNSQRSACICNEEEKEEL, encoded by the exons ATGACCTCACTTTGGTTACCACAGCAGTGTTTAAAGTCCATCAGAGAGGGGAGTATACATGCCCTGTACTCGAAACAACCCAGCCCCATTTCCACCTCACTACATGTCTGTGCATTAGAGTTTCATGAGCTTGGATTTGTTTGGTCTGACTGCAAGATGAAGCAAGTTGTCAAGACAGTGGTTCTGTGCCTGGCCCTGAGTCTAGGAAGATGCAATGAAGAAGTAACCCCAGACAACTCAGTCAACCAAGCTGCCCCAGAGGAATCATCCTCAGCAGACTGGGGCATTGGGACCATCCGAGATGGCTTTGAAACTGTTAATGGCTATTTTGACTCTTTTTTAGAGCTGCTAGGaggaaaaaatggggtttgtcAGTACAGATGTAGATATG GGAAGGCTCCAATGCCCAGACCAAACTACAAGCCACAAGAGCCCAATGGCTGCAGCTCCTACTTCCTTGGTCTCAAGGTACCAGAAAGC TTGGATTTAGGTATCCCTGCCATGACTAAGTGCTGTAACCAGCTGGATGTTTGTTATGACACCTGTGGAGCCAACAAATACCGCTGTGATGCTAAGTTCCGCTGGTGCCTCCACTCCATCTGCTCAGATCTCAAACGGAGCCTTGGTTTTGTCTCCAAGGTTGAAG CTTGTGAATCTGTAGCAGATACAGTGTTTAACACTGTCTGGACTCTGGGCTGCCGACCCTTCATGAACAGCCAAAGAAGCGCCTGCATTTGTAATGAGGAAGAAAAAGAGGAACTTTGA